In one window of Gorilla gorilla gorilla isolate KB3781 chromosome 2, NHGRI_mGorGor1-v2.1_pri, whole genome shotgun sequence DNA:
- the UQCRC1 gene encoding cytochrome b-c1 complex subunit 1, mitochondrial isoform X3, translated as MAASVVCRAATAGAQVLLRARRSVGVWIDVGSRFETEKNNGAGYFLEHLAFKGTKNRPGSALEKEVESMGAHLNAYSTREHTAYYIKALSKDLPKAVELLGDIVQNCSLEDSQIEKERDVILREMQENDASMRDVVFNYLHATAFQGTPLAQAVEGPSENVRKLSRADLTEYLSTHYKAPRMVLAAAGAGVEHQQLLDLAQKHLGGIPWTYAEDAVPTLTPCRFTGSEIRYRDDALPFAHVAIAVEGPGWASPDNVALQVANAIIGHYDCTYGGGVHLSSPLASGAVANKLCQSFQTFSICYAETGLLGAHFVCDRMKIDDMMFVLQGQWMRLCTSATESEVARGKNILRNALVSHLDGTTPVCEDIGRSLLTYGRRIPLAEWESRIAEVDASVVREICSKYIYDQCPAVAGYGPIEQLPDYNRIRSGMFWLRF; from the exons ATGGCGGCTTCTGTGGTCTGTCGGGCCGCTACCGCCGGGGCACAAGTGCTATTGCGCGCCCGCCGCTCG GTGGGAGTGTGGATTGATGTTGGCAGCCGTTTTGAGACTGAGAAGAATAATGGGGCAGGCTACTTCTTGGAGCATCTGGCTTTCAAG GGAACAAAGAATCGGCCTGGCAGTGCCCTGGAGAAGGAGGTGGAGAGCATGGGGGCCCATCTTAATGCCTACAGCACCCGGGAGCACACAGCTTACTACATCAAGGCGCTGTCCAAGGATCTGCCGAAAG CTGTGGAGCTCCTGGGTGACATTGTGCAGAACTGTAGTCTGGAAGACTCACAGATTGAGAAGGAACGTGATGTGATCCTGCGGGAGATGCAGGAGAATGACGCATCTATGCGAGATGTGGTCTTCAACTACCTGCATGCCACAGCATTCCAGGGCACGCCTCTAGCCCAGGCTGTGGAGGGGCCCAGTGAGAATGTCAG GAAGCTGTCTCGTGCAGACTTGACCGAGTACCTCAGCACACATTACAAGGCCCCTCGAATGGTGCTGGCAGCGGCTGGAG CAGGAGTGGAGCACCAGCAACTGTTAGACCTCGCCCAGAAGCACCTCGGTGGCATCCCGTGGACGTACGCAGAGGACGCTGTGCCCACTCTTACTCCGTGCCGCTTCACTGGCAGTGAG ATCCGCTACCGTGACGATGCTCTACCTTTTGCCCACGTGGCCATTGCAGTAGAGGGTCCTGGCTGGGCCAGCCCGGACAATGTGGCCTTGCAAGTGGCCAATGCCATCATCGGCCACTATGACTGCACTTATGGTGGTGGCGTG CACCTGTCCAGCCCACTGGCTTCAGGTGCTGTGGCCAACAAGCTATGCCAGAGTTTCCAGACCTTCAGCATTTGCTATGCAGAGACGGGCTTGCTGGGTGCACACTTTGTCTGTGACCGAATGAAAATCGATGACATGATGTTCGTCCTGCAAGGGCAGTG GATGCGCCTGTGTACCAGTGCCACGGAGAGTGAAGTGGCCCGGGGCAAAAACATCCTCAGAAATGCCCTGGTATCTCATCTAGATG GCACTACTCCTGTGTGTGAGGACATTGGACGCAGCCTCCTGACCTATGGCCGCCGCATCCCCCTGGCTGAATGGGAAAGCCGGATTGCG GAGGTGGATGCCAGTGTGGTGCGTGAGATCTGCTCCAAGTACATCTATGACCAGTGCCCAGCAGTGGCTGGATATG GCCCCATTGAGCAGCTCCCAGACTACAACCGGATCCGTAGCGGCATGTTCTGGCTGCGCTTCTAG
- the TMEM89 gene encoding transmembrane protein 89, which produces MLHVLASLPLLLLLVMSASTHAWSRPLWYQVGLDLQPWGCQPKSVEGCRGGLSCPGYWLGPGASRIYPVAAVMITTTMLMICRKILQGRRRSQATKGEHPQVTTEPCGPWKRRAPISDHTLLRGVLHMLDALLVHIEGHLCHLATQRQIQIKGTST; this is translated from the exons ATGCTGCATGTGCTGGCCTCGCTGCCTTTGCTGCTCCTGCTGGTGATGTCTGCCTCCACCCACGCCTGGTCGAGACCCCTCTGGTACCAGGTGGGGCTGGACTTGCAGCCCTGGGGGTGTCAGCCAAAGAGTGTGGAGGGCTGTAGGGGTGGCCTGAGCTGTCCTGGCTACTGGCTGGGCCCTGGAGCAAGCCGCATCTACCCCGTGGCTGCGGTCATGATCACCACCACGATGCTGATGATCTGCCGCAAGATACTGCAGGGGCGGCGGCGCTCACAGGCCACCAAGGGTGAG CATCCGCAGGTGACCACTGAGCCCTGCGGACCCTGGAAACGACGGGCCCCAATCTCAGACCACACCCTGCTCCGTGGGGTCCTGCACATGCTGGATGCCCTCCTGGTCCACATCGAAGGCCACCTATGTCATCTAGCCACCCAGCGGCAAATCCAAATAAAGGGGACTTCCACCTAG
- the UQCRC1 gene encoding cytochrome b-c1 complex subunit 1, mitochondrial isoform X4, producing MAASVVCRAATAGAQVLLRARRSVGVWIDVGSRFETEKNNGAGYFLEHLAFKGTKNRPGSALEKEVESMGAHLNAYSTREHTAYYIKALSKDLPKAVELLGDIVQNCSLEDSQIEKERDVILREMQENDASMRDVVFNYLHATAFQGTPLAQAVEGPSENVRKLSRADLTEYLSTHYKAPRMVLAAAGGVEHQQLLDLAQKHLGGIPWTYAEDAVPTLTPCRFTGSEIRYRDDALPFAHVAIAVEGPGWASPDNVALQVANAIIGHYDCTYGGGVHLSSPLASGAVANKLCQSFQTFSICYAETGLLGAHFVCDRMKIDDMMFVLQGQWMRLCTSATESEVARGKNILRNALVSHLDGTTPVCEDIGRSLLTYGRRIPLAEWESRIAEVDASVVREICSKYIYDQCPAVAGYGPIEQLPDYNRIRSGMFWLRF from the exons ATGGCGGCTTCTGTGGTCTGTCGGGCCGCTACCGCCGGGGCACAAGTGCTATTGCGCGCCCGCCGCTCG GTGGGAGTGTGGATTGATGTTGGCAGCCGTTTTGAGACTGAGAAGAATAATGGGGCAGGCTACTTCTTGGAGCATCTGGCTTTCAAG GGAACAAAGAATCGGCCTGGCAGTGCCCTGGAGAAGGAGGTGGAGAGCATGGGGGCCCATCTTAATGCCTACAGCACCCGGGAGCACACAGCTTACTACATCAAGGCGCTGTCCAAGGATCTGCCGAAAG CTGTGGAGCTCCTGGGTGACATTGTGCAGAACTGTAGTCTGGAAGACTCACAGATTGAGAAGGAACGTGATGTGATCCTGCGGGAGATGCAGGAGAATGACGCATCTATGCGAGATGTGGTCTTCAACTACCTGCATGCCACAGCATTCCAGGGCACGCCTCTAGCCCAGGCTGTGGAGGGGCCCAGTGAGAATGTCAG GAAGCTGTCTCGTGCAGACTTGACCGAGTACCTCAGCACACATTACAAGGCCCCTCGAATGGTGCTGGCAGCGGCTGGAG GAGTGGAGCACCAGCAACTGTTAGACCTCGCCCAGAAGCACCTCGGTGGCATCCCGTGGACGTACGCAGAGGACGCTGTGCCCACTCTTACTCCGTGCCGCTTCACTGGCAGTGAG ATCCGCTACCGTGACGATGCTCTACCTTTTGCCCACGTGGCCATTGCAGTAGAGGGTCCTGGCTGGGCCAGCCCGGACAATGTGGCCTTGCAAGTGGCCAATGCCATCATCGGCCACTATGACTGCACTTATGGTGGTGGCGTG CACCTGTCCAGCCCACTGGCTTCAGGTGCTGTGGCCAACAAGCTATGCCAGAGTTTCCAGACCTTCAGCATTTGCTATGCAGAGACGGGCTTGCTGGGTGCACACTTTGTCTGTGACCGAATGAAAATCGATGACATGATGTTCGTCCTGCAAGGGCAGTG GATGCGCCTGTGTACCAGTGCCACGGAGAGTGAAGTGGCCCGGGGCAAAAACATCCTCAGAAATGCCCTGGTATCTCATCTAGATG GCACTACTCCTGTGTGTGAGGACATTGGACGCAGCCTCCTGACCTATGGCCGCCGCATCCCCCTGGCTGAATGGGAAAGCCGGATTGCG GAGGTGGATGCCAGTGTGGTGCGTGAGATCTGCTCCAAGTACATCTATGACCAGTGCCCAGCAGTGGCTGGATATG GCCCCATTGAGCAGCTCCCAGACTACAACCGGATCCGTAGCGGCATGTTCTGGCTGCGCTTCTAG
- the UQCRC1 gene encoding cytochrome b-c1 complex subunit 1, mitochondrial isoform X1: MAASVVCRAATAGAQVLLRARRSPAVLRTPALRSTATFAQALQFVPETQVSLLDNGLRVASEQSSQPTCTVGVWIDVGSRFETEKNNGAGYFLEHLAFKGTKNRPGSALEKEVESMGAHLNAYSTREHTAYYIKALSKDLPKAVELLGDIVQNCSLEDSQIEKERDVILREMQENDASMRDVVFNYLHATAFQGTPLAQAVEGPSENVRKLSRADLTEYLSTHYKAPRMVLAAAGAGVEHQQLLDLAQKHLGGIPWTYAEDAVPTLTPCRFTGSEIRYRDDALPFAHVAIAVEGPGWASPDNVALQVANAIIGHYDCTYGGGVHLSSPLASGAVANKLCQSFQTFSICYAETGLLGAHFVCDRMKIDDMMFVLQGQWMRLCTSATESEVARGKNILRNALVSHLDGTTPVCEDIGRSLLTYGRRIPLAEWESRIAEVDASVVREICSKYIYDQCPAVAGYGPIEQLPDYNRIRSGMFWLRF, translated from the exons ATGGCGGCTTCTGTGGTCTGTCGGGCCGCTACCGCCGGGGCACAAGTGCTATTGCGCGCCCGCCGCTCG CCGGCCGTGCTGCGGACGCCAGCCTTGCGGAGTACGGCAACCTTCGCTCAGGCGCTCCAGTTCGTGCCGGAGACGCAGGTTAGCCTGCTGGACAACGGCCTGCGTGTGGCCTCCGAGCAGTCCTCTCAGCCCACTTGCACG GTGGGAGTGTGGATTGATGTTGGCAGCCGTTTTGAGACTGAGAAGAATAATGGGGCAGGCTACTTCTTGGAGCATCTGGCTTTCAAG GGAACAAAGAATCGGCCTGGCAGTGCCCTGGAGAAGGAGGTGGAGAGCATGGGGGCCCATCTTAATGCCTACAGCACCCGGGAGCACACAGCTTACTACATCAAGGCGCTGTCCAAGGATCTGCCGAAAG CTGTGGAGCTCCTGGGTGACATTGTGCAGAACTGTAGTCTGGAAGACTCACAGATTGAGAAGGAACGTGATGTGATCCTGCGGGAGATGCAGGAGAATGACGCATCTATGCGAGATGTGGTCTTCAACTACCTGCATGCCACAGCATTCCAGGGCACGCCTCTAGCCCAGGCTGTGGAGGGGCCCAGTGAGAATGTCAG GAAGCTGTCTCGTGCAGACTTGACCGAGTACCTCAGCACACATTACAAGGCCCCTCGAATGGTGCTGGCAGCGGCTGGAG CAGGAGTGGAGCACCAGCAACTGTTAGACCTCGCCCAGAAGCACCTCGGTGGCATCCCGTGGACGTACGCAGAGGACGCTGTGCCCACTCTTACTCCGTGCCGCTTCACTGGCAGTGAG ATCCGCTACCGTGACGATGCTCTACCTTTTGCCCACGTGGCCATTGCAGTAGAGGGTCCTGGCTGGGCCAGCCCGGACAATGTGGCCTTGCAAGTGGCCAATGCCATCATCGGCCACTATGACTGCACTTATGGTGGTGGCGTG CACCTGTCCAGCCCACTGGCTTCAGGTGCTGTGGCCAACAAGCTATGCCAGAGTTTCCAGACCTTCAGCATTTGCTATGCAGAGACGGGCTTGCTGGGTGCACACTTTGTCTGTGACCGAATGAAAATCGATGACATGATGTTCGTCCTGCAAGGGCAGTG GATGCGCCTGTGTACCAGTGCCACGGAGAGTGAAGTGGCCCGGGGCAAAAACATCCTCAGAAATGCCCTGGTATCTCATCTAGATG GCACTACTCCTGTGTGTGAGGACATTGGACGCAGCCTCCTGACCTATGGCCGCCGCATCCCCCTGGCTGAATGGGAAAGCCGGATTGCG GAGGTGGATGCCAGTGTGGTGCGTGAGATCTGCTCCAAGTACATCTATGACCAGTGCCCAGCAGTGGCTGGATATG GCCCCATTGAGCAGCTCCCAGACTACAACCGGATCCGTAGCGGCATGTTCTGGCTGCGCTTCTAG
- the UQCRC1 gene encoding cytochrome b-c1 complex subunit 1, mitochondrial isoform X2, which translates to MAASVVCRAATAGAQVLLRARRSPAVLRTPALRSTATFAQALQFVPETQVSLLDNGLRVASEQSSQPTCTVGVWIDVGSRFETEKNNGAGYFLEHLAFKGTKNRPGSALEKEVESMGAHLNAYSTREHTAYYIKALSKDLPKAVELLGDIVQNCSLEDSQIEKERDVILREMQENDASMRDVVFNYLHATAFQGTPLAQAVEGPSENVRKLSRADLTEYLSTHYKAPRMVLAAAGGVEHQQLLDLAQKHLGGIPWTYAEDAVPTLTPCRFTGSEIRYRDDALPFAHVAIAVEGPGWASPDNVALQVANAIIGHYDCTYGGGVHLSSPLASGAVANKLCQSFQTFSICYAETGLLGAHFVCDRMKIDDMMFVLQGQWMRLCTSATESEVARGKNILRNALVSHLDGTTPVCEDIGRSLLTYGRRIPLAEWESRIAEVDASVVREICSKYIYDQCPAVAGYGPIEQLPDYNRIRSGMFWLRF; encoded by the exons ATGGCGGCTTCTGTGGTCTGTCGGGCCGCTACCGCCGGGGCACAAGTGCTATTGCGCGCCCGCCGCTCG CCGGCCGTGCTGCGGACGCCAGCCTTGCGGAGTACGGCAACCTTCGCTCAGGCGCTCCAGTTCGTGCCGGAGACGCAGGTTAGCCTGCTGGACAACGGCCTGCGTGTGGCCTCCGAGCAGTCCTCTCAGCCCACTTGCACG GTGGGAGTGTGGATTGATGTTGGCAGCCGTTTTGAGACTGAGAAGAATAATGGGGCAGGCTACTTCTTGGAGCATCTGGCTTTCAAG GGAACAAAGAATCGGCCTGGCAGTGCCCTGGAGAAGGAGGTGGAGAGCATGGGGGCCCATCTTAATGCCTACAGCACCCGGGAGCACACAGCTTACTACATCAAGGCGCTGTCCAAGGATCTGCCGAAAG CTGTGGAGCTCCTGGGTGACATTGTGCAGAACTGTAGTCTGGAAGACTCACAGATTGAGAAGGAACGTGATGTGATCCTGCGGGAGATGCAGGAGAATGACGCATCTATGCGAGATGTGGTCTTCAACTACCTGCATGCCACAGCATTCCAGGGCACGCCTCTAGCCCAGGCTGTGGAGGGGCCCAGTGAGAATGTCAG GAAGCTGTCTCGTGCAGACTTGACCGAGTACCTCAGCACACATTACAAGGCCCCTCGAATGGTGCTGGCAGCGGCTGGAG GAGTGGAGCACCAGCAACTGTTAGACCTCGCCCAGAAGCACCTCGGTGGCATCCCGTGGACGTACGCAGAGGACGCTGTGCCCACTCTTACTCCGTGCCGCTTCACTGGCAGTGAG ATCCGCTACCGTGACGATGCTCTACCTTTTGCCCACGTGGCCATTGCAGTAGAGGGTCCTGGCTGGGCCAGCCCGGACAATGTGGCCTTGCAAGTGGCCAATGCCATCATCGGCCACTATGACTGCACTTATGGTGGTGGCGTG CACCTGTCCAGCCCACTGGCTTCAGGTGCTGTGGCCAACAAGCTATGCCAGAGTTTCCAGACCTTCAGCATTTGCTATGCAGAGACGGGCTTGCTGGGTGCACACTTTGTCTGTGACCGAATGAAAATCGATGACATGATGTTCGTCCTGCAAGGGCAGTG GATGCGCCTGTGTACCAGTGCCACGGAGAGTGAAGTGGCCCGGGGCAAAAACATCCTCAGAAATGCCCTGGTATCTCATCTAGATG GCACTACTCCTGTGTGTGAGGACATTGGACGCAGCCTCCTGACCTATGGCCGCCGCATCCCCCTGGCTGAATGGGAAAGCCGGATTGCG GAGGTGGATGCCAGTGTGGTGCGTGAGATCTGCTCCAAGTACATCTATGACCAGTGCCCAGCAGTGGCTGGATATG GCCCCATTGAGCAGCTCCCAGACTACAACCGGATCCGTAGCGGCATGTTCTGGCTGCGCTTCTAG